From a region of the Zingiber officinale cultivar Zhangliang chromosome 10B, Zo_v1.1, whole genome shotgun sequence genome:
- the LOC122030581 gene encoding calmodulin-1: MAEQLTDDQIAEFKEAFSLFDKDGDGCITTKELGTVMRSLGQNPTEAELQDMINEVDADGNGTIDFPEFLNLMARKMKDTDSEEELKEAFRVFDKDQNGFISAAELRHVMTNLGEKLTDEEVDEMIREADVDGDGQINYEEFVKVMMAK; this comes from the exons ATGGCGGAGCAGCTCACCGACGACCAGATCGCGGAGTTCAAGGAGGCCTTCAGCTTGTTCGACAAGGACGGCGATG GTTGCATCACAACCAAGGAGCTTGGAACTGTGATGCGTTCTTTAGGTCAGAATCCTACAGAAGCTGAGCTGCAAGATATGATCAATGAAGTTGATGCTGATGGAAATGGTACAATTGACTTCCCTGAGTTTCTCAACTTGATGGCTAGGAAGATGAAGGATACAGATTCAGAAGAGGAGCTAAAGGAGGCCTTCAGAGTTTTTGACAAGGACCAGAATGGCTTCATCTCTGCAGCTGAACTTCGCCATGTCATGACCAACCTCGGAGAGAAACTGACGGATGAGGAAGTTGATGAGATGATTCGTGAGGCTGATGTTGATGGTGATGGTCAGATCAACTACGAGGAATTTGTCAAAGTCATGATGGCCAAGTGA